The following proteins are encoded in a genomic region of Gimesia algae:
- a CDS encoding IS4 family transposase, with product MKQSPEQILEFDRAFEQLKELVDLRQADQLHPRRPNAIYTACVVLWMLIFQRLKPDASLEAAVKHLIENQPGYLPENKRLSQGTLSSNSAAYSRARSELPLDVVKWFSNEITRAIVGQSEPLLDGRQIFLLDGTTITLAPEKELQTKYPPASNQHGESVWPVVNLTVFHELSSGCALLPQLGAMYGPEAVSETELARNGMHCLPDESIIMADAGFGIFGVAHQAQLLGHDFFLRMKKLNFDSLRAKAKLVSQSPKHKTYQHQWTPTPKNRRTQPGLPRDASLAVVLHEIIVNETLTLYCVTSLPQDAATLSNLYNQRVNVEVDIRNLKVVLDTENIRAKKVDTFLKELYTSVVAYNLVGQFRRQAAELNQVAPRRMSFKRTWTTFQTFLLRHLHTEPELWRKCFERALFYATKDKLPNRAANRSVKRECYPKRSKRDHFEKRKKPPEKLKHTDLK from the coding sequence GTGAAACAATCACCGGAACAGATTCTTGAATTCGATCGTGCCTTCGAACAACTTAAAGAATTGGTGGACTTACGCCAAGCCGATCAACTGCATCCCAGGCGACCCAATGCAATCTATACCGCCTGCGTTGTGCTGTGGATGCTGATTTTTCAACGACTCAAACCAGATGCTTCACTCGAAGCAGCGGTGAAGCATCTGATTGAAAATCAACCTGGCTACCTTCCTGAAAACAAACGATTAAGCCAGGGAACACTCTCGTCCAACAGTGCAGCATACAGCCGAGCTCGCAGCGAACTACCGTTGGATGTTGTGAAATGGTTTTCCAATGAAATCACTCGTGCCATCGTCGGGCAATCTGAACCCCTGCTGGACGGTCGTCAAATTTTTTTACTCGATGGAACCACGATCACATTAGCACCGGAAAAAGAATTACAAACGAAATATCCACCTGCCTCCAATCAGCACGGCGAAAGTGTCTGGCCCGTTGTCAATCTGACCGTTTTTCATGAGCTCAGTAGTGGTTGTGCCTTGCTGCCACAGTTGGGGGCCATGTATGGACCTGAAGCGGTTTCAGAAACGGAACTTGCCCGAAATGGCATGCACTGCCTGCCAGACGAATCGATCATCATGGCTGATGCAGGATTTGGGATCTTTGGTGTTGCTCACCAGGCACAACTCCTGGGGCATGATTTTTTTCTACGTATGAAGAAGTTAAACTTTGACTCGCTTCGAGCCAAAGCAAAACTTGTATCGCAAAGCCCAAAACATAAGACCTATCAACACCAGTGGACTCCGACCCCCAAAAACCGTAGAACACAACCCGGGCTCCCCAGGGACGCTTCGCTGGCTGTTGTTTTGCACGAAATCATCGTCAATGAAACCTTGACGCTTTATTGCGTTACCAGCCTGCCGCAAGACGCTGCCACCTTAAGTAACCTCTACAATCAAAGGGTCAATGTCGAAGTTGATATTCGTAACTTGAAGGTCGTATTAGACACCGAGAACATTCGCGCCAAGAAGGTAGACACGTTTTTGAAAGAGCTGTATACGTCAGTGGTTGCCTACAATTTAGTTGGTCAATTCCGCAGACAGGCGGCTGAACTGAATCAGGTTGCTCCACGGCGGATGAGCTTTAAGCGAACCTGGACAACATTCCAAACGTTTCTCTTAAGACACCTGCACACTGAGCCTGAATTATGGCGTAAATGCTTCGAGCGAGCCCTGTTCTACGCGACCAAAGATAAACTTCCGAATCGCGCTGCCAACCGAAGCGTAAAAAGAGAATGCTACCCCAAACGTTCGAAGAGAGACCATTTCGAAAAAAGAAAAAAACCTCCAGAAAAATTGAAACACACTGATCTGAAGTAA